A window of Actinobacillus suis ATCC 33415 contains these coding sequences:
- a CDS encoding Slam-dependent surface lipoprotein, which translates to MQKISKLSLTVLTGLVLSACGSSGGGDNNDSSNTAVNVPVADNMPQPTTPSQPNNPSNDNNRGYTPVVGNMPSNSSTGTVLVISNQDDDVLEKRVELHNSNTELLNVEGTEIRVGYKSSGIYSGTWLNMGLLSACCDKYSAVRFGVLDRNGPEVDSYMFYNGSPTASMPTSGTATYNGHAIIAGNTVQFDEHDWLKGTSQFNVDFGAKKLNGSLNIDTLEAVNITADISGNSFAGAANSNSFPTKANVEGKFYGENAKELGGMIRDVSNIGSDTSWGAVFGASQ; encoded by the coding sequence ATGCAAAAAATTTCAAAACTAAGTTTAACTGTATTAACTGGGCTTGTATTAAGCGCTTGTGGAAGTAGTGGCGGCGGTGACAATAATGATTCATCAAATACTGCTGTAAATGTACCGGTAGCTGATAATATGCCTCAGCCAACTACTCCTTCTCAGCCAAACAATCCTTCTAATGATAATAATCGAGGCTATACACCGGTAGTAGGAAATATGCCTTCAAATTCATCAACAGGAACTGTTCTTGTGATATCGAATCAAGACGATGATGTTTTGGAAAAGCGAGTTGAATTACATAATTCAAATACTGAACTCTTAAATGTTGAAGGTACAGAAATTCGCGTTGGCTATAAAAGTTCGGGTATTTATTCGGGTACTTGGTTAAATATGGGACTTTTAAGTGCCTGCTGTGATAAATATAGCGCAGTACGTTTTGGGGTTCTCGATAGGAATGGTCCGGAAGTAGACAGTTATATGTTCTATAATGGTTCTCCAACAGCGTCAATGCCAACTAGCGGCACAGCGACTTATAATGGTCATGCAATTATTGCCGGTAATACAGTGCAATTTGATGAACATGATTGGTTAAAAGGAACGTCACAATTTAACGTTGATTTCGGTGCGAAAAAACTGAATGGTTCTTTAAATATTGATACGCTTGAAGCAGTGAATATTACGGCAGATATTTCTGGTAATAGCTTTGCCGGTGCGGCAAATTCAAATAGTTTCCCAACGAAAGCGAATGTAGAAGGCAAATTCTACGGTGAAAATGCTAAAGAGCTTGGCGGTATGATTAGAGATGTATCTAACATTGGCAGTGATACTTCTTGGGGCGCGGTATTTGGTGCTAGCCAATAA